In Gemmatimonadota bacterium, the following proteins share a genomic window:
- a CDS encoding cell division protein ZapA yields MDDEKVTVRVNICGTEYPIQAEEEAEYIQRIAAYVDERMREVPVSVTMQSLTSVAVLTAIRIADELHKEREKQQNQVVSESVHHDRIAELIRRMDELLEHPVPEQDEEKEDHDQSC; encoded by the coding sequence ATGGATGACGAGAAAGTCACCGTACGCGTCAACATCTGCGGGACCGAATATCCGATCCAGGCGGAAGAGGAAGCCGAATACATCCAGCGGATCGCCGCCTATGTCGACGAGCGCATGCGCGAGGTACCCGTCAGCGTGACCATGCAGTCCCTCACCAGCGTGGCGGTCCTCACGGCGATCAGGATCGCCGACGAACTGCACAAGGAACGTGAAAAACAGCAGAACCAGGTCGTATCGGAGTCCGTGCATCACGATCGGATCGCAGAGTTGATCCGGCGCATGGACGAGTTGCTGGAGCACCCGGTTCCTGAACAGGATGAAGAGAAGGAAGACCATGACCAATCTTGTTGA
- the rny gene encoding ribonuclease Y codes for MLVTISLYAGTALIMFLFGWFIRKRVEKRKTDSMERLAESILTEAVEEAETIKNTARIETEEESYQAKAKFERESNQTRQDFQRVEKRIAIREQNLERKADYVAKREKGIQKHLQSLQERDEKLVESEERLDQLIKRQTEQLEQSAGMTTEEARKSLLSNIDARIRAEAGQQARSIIEEARQNAEVEAREIITHAMQKYTLDHVTETTTSVISLPDNEMKGRIIGRDGRNIQAFEMSTGIDVIVDDTPNAVVLSGFNPMRREIAKLSMEKLIQDGRIHPGFIEQVVTKTQEEISDLIQDTGEQVLFDLGITGVRPELAMLLGQLKYRMTGGQNALHHCREVAELAGIMAQELDLDVTLARRCGLLHDIGKAVEGGPEGAHGELGRSVAEKYGEPPEVLECIDAIHDNMEEVSPMAVVVRTADSLSMSRPGALREPLEKYVRRLREMERLVSSFDGVSRAFVMKAGKEVRVMIDHEEVDDLRAVQLATEIARKIQVRMEYSGQIKVTVIRQTRAVEIAR; via the coding sequence ATGCTTGTGACGATCAGTCTCTACGCCGGCACCGCCCTGATCATGTTTCTCTTCGGATGGTTCATTCGAAAGCGTGTCGAAAAACGTAAGACGGACAGTATGGAGCGCTTGGCAGAGAGCATCCTCACAGAGGCGGTGGAAGAAGCTGAAACGATAAAGAATACGGCAAGGATCGAAACGGAGGAGGAATCCTACCAGGCCAAGGCAAAATTCGAGCGAGAAAGCAACCAGACCCGCCAGGACTTCCAGCGCGTCGAAAAGCGGATCGCGATCAGGGAGCAGAACCTGGAGCGCAAGGCCGACTACGTGGCCAAGCGCGAAAAAGGCATTCAGAAGCACCTCCAGTCGCTGCAGGAACGGGACGAGAAACTGGTGGAGTCCGAAGAGCGGCTAGATCAGCTGATCAAGCGGCAGACCGAACAACTCGAGCAGTCCGCCGGCATGACGACGGAGGAGGCGAGAAAGTCGCTGCTCAGCAACATCGACGCCCGGATACGCGCCGAAGCCGGCCAGCAAGCCCGCAGCATCATCGAAGAAGCCCGCCAGAACGCGGAGGTCGAAGCCCGGGAAATCATCACGCACGCGATGCAGAAGTACACGCTGGATCACGTGACGGAAACGACGACGTCGGTCATATCCCTGCCCGATAATGAAATGAAGGGACGCATCATCGGGCGCGACGGACGCAACATCCAGGCGTTCGAAATGTCCACGGGGATCGACGTTATCGTCGACGACACCCCCAATGCCGTCGTCCTCTCCGGTTTCAACCCCATGCGCCGCGAAATCGCGAAGCTCTCCATGGAGAAGCTGATCCAGGACGGGAGAATCCATCCCGGATTCATCGAGCAGGTCGTCACCAAAACCCAGGAAGAAATCAGCGATCTGATTCAGGATACGGGCGAGCAGGTGCTCTTCGACCTGGGCATTACCGGCGTCCGTCCCGAGCTGGCTATGCTGCTCGGGCAACTGAAGTACCGGATGACCGGCGGACAGAACGCGCTGCATCACTGCCGCGAAGTGGCCGAACTGGCGGGGATCATGGCGCAGGAACTGGACCTGGACGTGACCCTGGCCCGGCGCTGCGGACTGCTCCATGACATCGGCAAGGCCGTGGAAGGCGGTCCGGAAGGCGCGCACGGAGAGCTGGGTAGATCGGTCGCGGAGAAGTATGGAGAACCGCCCGAAGTGCTGGAGTGCATCGACGCCATCCACGACAATATGGAAGAAGTCAGCCCCATGGCCGTAGTGGTCCGAACCGCCGACAGCCTCTCCATGTCCAGGCCGGGCGCGCTCCGGGAACCGCTGGAAAAGTACGTCCGCCGCCTACGGGAGATGGAACGGTTGGTGAGTTCCTTCGACGGCGTATCCAGGGCCTTCGTCATGAAGGCGGGGAAAGAAGTGCGGGTCATGATCGATCACGAGGAAGTCGACGACCTCCGCGCGGTCCAGCTCGCAACGGAAATCGCCCGAAAGATCCAGGTCCGGATGGAATACTCGGGCCAGATCAAGGTAACGGTCATCCGGCAGACCCGGGCGGTCGAAATCGCCAGGTAG
- the xseA gene encoding exodeoxyribonuclease VII large subunit, protein MHESDNGVLTVTELTAGIKTLLEESFPYVSVSGEISNYKRHSSGHAYFSLKDDRSQLRCVMWRSANRKLTFEPEDGMEVLARGALSVYDVQGQYQLVAQQLKPVGAGALQAAFERLKARLESEGLFREEHKQALPSFPERVGVVTSASGAAIRDIIQVLRRRAPWVSIILRPTPVQGEGAAAEIAAAIEEMNDYGELDVLIVGRGGGSVEDLWAFNEEAVVRAVFQSRIPVVSAVGHETDYTLTDFAADVRAPTPSGAAEIVVRDLRELKERSEAVLRRLCGSMTGYLDRSRQRVATALTSYGLRRPVDQIGQFAQFTDELTRRLADRCFHDHETRVQLVGGLAGRLQALSPLSVLERGYAVCQRASDGRIVRDADELSVDDRVNVRLRKGEALCRVEHLHDGAEPSGASAHGKRREEAPANFGLFDESDTSEPA, encoded by the coding sequence GTGCACGAGAGCGACAACGGCGTTCTGACCGTTACCGAACTGACCGCGGGGATCAAGACGCTCCTCGAAGAATCGTTTCCCTACGTATCGGTATCCGGTGAAATCTCCAACTACAAGCGGCACTCGTCCGGCCATGCCTACTTCTCGCTGAAAGACGACCGCAGCCAGCTGCGGTGCGTCATGTGGCGGTCGGCGAACCGCAAACTGACCTTCGAACCCGAAGACGGCATGGAAGTGCTGGCCCGGGGTGCCCTTTCCGTCTACGACGTGCAGGGACAGTACCAGCTCGTCGCCCAGCAACTGAAGCCCGTGGGCGCGGGCGCGCTCCAGGCGGCCTTCGAGCGGCTCAAGGCCCGGCTCGAGAGTGAGGGCCTGTTCCGCGAGGAACACAAGCAGGCGCTGCCTTCCTTCCCGGAACGGGTGGGTGTGGTCACCTCCGCGTCCGGCGCTGCGATCCGGGACATCATCCAGGTCCTGCGCCGTCGCGCGCCGTGGGTCTCGATCATTCTCCGGCCGACGCCCGTGCAGGGTGAAGGCGCCGCTGCGGAGATCGCGGCCGCCATCGAAGAAATGAACGACTACGGCGAGTTGGACGTGCTGATCGTCGGCCGGGGAGGCGGATCGGTGGAGGACCTGTGGGCGTTCAACGAAGAGGCGGTGGTCCGGGCGGTTTTCCAGTCCCGAATCCCGGTAGTCTCCGCCGTGGGACACGAAACGGACTACACGCTGACCGACTTCGCGGCCGATGTCCGGGCGCCCACGCCGTCGGGCGCGGCCGAAATCGTCGTCCGCGACCTGCGGGAGTTGAAGGAGCGGTCGGAGGCCGTGCTGAGACGGCTCTGCGGCAGCATGACGGGGTATCTGGACCGGTCCCGCCAGCGCGTCGCCACGGCGCTGACCAGTTACGGACTCAGGCGGCCCGTGGACCAGATCGGCCAGTTCGCCCAGTTCACCGATGAACTGACCCGCCGCCTGGCCGACCGGTGCTTCCACGACCACGAAACACGCGTCCAGCTTGTCGGCGGACTGGCCGGACGGCTCCAGGCCCTTAGCCCGCTCTCGGTCCTGGAACGCGGATACGCCGTATGCCAGCGCGCGTCGGACGGGCGCATCGTCCGCGACGCCGATGAACTCAGCGTCGACGACCGCGTGAATGTACGCCTGCGCAAAGGCGAAGCGCTCTGCCGGGTCGAGCACCTGCATGACGGGGCGGAACCCTCCGGGGCCTCCGCCCACGGGAAACGGCGCGAGGAAGCGCCGGCCAATTTCGGCCTGTTCGATGAATCGGATACCTCCGAACCGGCCTGA
- the xseB gene encoding exodeoxyribonuclease VII small subunit — translation MNEKEKPTFEEALKRLEHIVERMEQGDLPLDESLALFQEGIELSRICTRQLNAADEHVRKLVRVENGRFVIEPFEPESPPSQGNDLQF, via the coding sequence ATGAACGAGAAGGAAAAACCGACTTTCGAGGAGGCGCTTAAACGCCTCGAGCACATCGTCGAACGCATGGAACAGGGCGATCTCCCGCTGGATGAATCACTCGCCCTCTTCCAGGAGGGCATCGAACTCTCCCGGATCTGCACCCGGCAGCTGAACGCGGCGGACGAACACGTGCGCAAGCTGGTACGCGTGGAGAACGGCCGGTTCGTCATCGAGCCCTTCGAACCGGAATCGCCACCCAGCCAGGGCAACGACCTGCAGTTCTAG
- a CDS encoding polyprenyl synthetase family protein, which yields MTDTPGKQDFLDALAVRKEWVREYLAQDRRSVLFVPEDIHDGVFSYLKTSGKVLRPCVLYFSCGAVGGREQAATPAAVAVELFHTWTIVHDDIMDRDALRRGTPTVHEEFRRRALAGGAFDEREAAHYGLSIGIMTGEVQHGWATGLLTELYDADADNCEVVIELIRYLETEVLLSLVGGQALDIQYAKAPMDSLDEASVIDMFWRKTGALYAFAGAAGAMIGLNTPDRNHPMVRAISSFTGQCGVAFQLQDDILGLTADEATLGKPVCSDLREGKRTLLLVHTYQKATAAERRFLLDVVGKPGATDEQIAEVRDLILSYGGLDHARTLMERRVADAIRNLDAIPDSSYKGYLVNWAEYLIGRTF from the coding sequence ATGACCGATACCCCGGGCAAGCAGGACTTCCTCGACGCGCTGGCCGTGCGCAAGGAATGGGTGCGCGAGTACCTGGCGCAGGACCGCCGCAGTGTCCTGTTCGTACCGGAAGACATACACGACGGGGTGTTCAGCTACCTGAAGACGTCCGGCAAGGTGCTCCGTCCGTGCGTGCTCTACTTCTCCTGTGGTGCCGTGGGCGGCCGGGAGCAGGCCGCAACGCCCGCGGCGGTCGCGGTGGAACTGTTCCACACCTGGACCATCGTGCATGACGACATCATGGACCGGGACGCGCTGCGCCGCGGCACGCCCACCGTCCACGAGGAGTTCCGGAGGCGGGCGCTGGCCGGCGGGGCTTTCGACGAAAGGGAAGCCGCCCATTACGGCCTGTCCATCGGGATCATGACCGGAGAGGTCCAGCACGGGTGGGCCACCGGGCTCCTGACCGAACTGTACGACGCGGACGCGGACAACTGCGAGGTGGTGATCGAACTCATCCGCTACCTGGAGACGGAAGTCCTCCTTTCCCTCGTCGGCGGACAGGCGCTGGACATTCAGTACGCCAAGGCACCCATGGACAGCCTGGACGAAGCGTCCGTGATCGACATGTTCTGGCGTAAAACCGGCGCGCTCTACGCCTTCGCGGGCGCGGCCGGCGCGATGATCGGCCTGAATACGCCGGACCGGAACCACCCCATGGTGCGCGCGATTTCATCGTTCACCGGGCAATGCGGCGTGGCCTTCCAGCTGCAGGACGACATCCTGGGCCTCACGGCCGACGAGGCCACGCTGGGGAAACCGGTGTGCTCCGACCTCCGGGAAGGGAAGCGCACGCTGCTGCTCGTCCACACCTATCAAAAAGCTACAGCCGCCGAGCGGCGGTTTCTGCTGGACGTCGTCGGAAAACCGGGGGCTACCGACGAGCAGATCGCGGAAGTACGCGACCTCATCCTGTCCTACGGCGGTCTCGACCACGCCCGGACGCTTATGGAACGCCGCGTGGCAGATGCCATTCGAAATCTCGACGCGATTCCCGACTCTTCTTATAAGGGATATCTGGTCAACTGGGCGGAGTACCTGATCGGAAGGACCTTCTGA
- a CDS encoding NAD(+)/NADH kinase, with product MHRVGIIANPARPVVTGLIPELVRLISSRSGTPTLAADLAATVVEEEARRSCVVVDSDERAVEGVDWVIAIGGDGTLLKTARLVGASGTPILGVNSGKLGFMMQTTPGDLDDALGRVFEGRYTLDKRLVLQGRIANGALSDAAGAFSALNDIVIDKGAICRVIELGIYVNDEYVNDVMADGLIVSTPTGSTAYSLAAGGPILAPDMEAMVVSPICPHTLSNRAMVLAARDRVRIEVRADHPDLLLTVDGQENVVIQPGSTVELYRADHTIHLIRFTDRSFYDVLRTKLKWGER from the coding sequence ATGCATCGCGTGGGCATCATCGCCAATCCGGCCCGGCCCGTCGTCACCGGCCTGATACCGGAGCTTGTTCGACTGATCTCGTCTCGGTCCGGAACGCCGACGCTCGCGGCCGACCTGGCGGCCACGGTCGTCGAGGAGGAAGCCCGCAGGTCGTGCGTGGTCGTGGATTCGGACGAACGCGCCGTGGAGGGAGTCGACTGGGTCATCGCCATCGGCGGGGACGGCACCCTGCTCAAGACCGCGCGGCTGGTGGGCGCTTCCGGCACGCCCATTCTCGGCGTCAATTCCGGAAAGCTCGGTTTCATGATGCAGACGACGCCCGGCGATCTGGACGACGCCCTGGGACGCGTCTTCGAGGGGCGGTACACGCTGGACAAGCGGCTGGTCCTGCAGGGACGGATCGCCAACGGGGCGCTGTCGGACGCAGCCGGCGCGTTTTCGGCGCTGAACGACATCGTGATCGACAAGGGCGCGATCTGCCGGGTCATCGAACTGGGCATCTATGTAAATGACGAATACGTAAACGACGTCATGGCCGACGGGCTGATCGTGTCGACTCCGACCGGTTCCACGGCCTATTCACTGGCGGCGGGAGGCCCGATTCTGGCGCCCGACATGGAAGCGATGGTCGTGTCGCCCATCTGTCCGCATACACTTTCCAACCGCGCCATGGTACTCGCCGCCCGGGACCGCGTCCGGATCGAAGTCCGTGCGGATCATCCCGATCTCCTGCTTACCGTGGACGGCCAGGAGAACGTGGTCATCCAGCCTGGCAGTACCGTCGAGCTTTACCGGGCGGACCACACCATACACCTGATCCGGTTCACGGATCGTTCCTTTTACGATGTCCTGCGCACGAAGCTGAAATGGGGGGAACGCTGA
- the recN gene encoding DNA repair protein RecN, which produces MRVRNYALLDEVDIEFTPGLNVLTGETGSGKSILIGALGLILGGRAASDTIRGGARTAIVEGLFEGERDPHLRDLLSEIGVAPEEDGLIVRREVSRDGRNRCTINGSLVTVSVLRKLGVLLVDLHGQHDHQTLLNPRTHRDFLDGFEDVRTPKQRVAEAYRRFTERSEALRQLEEELAATREREELHRFQLDELDQADLSPGEDEELERERAVLEHAEQLIRVASEASEALSEGEDAFVDGLVRVIRALEEAERIDPSLGEALESVRTARYQLDDCTDFLRRYRDRVEYDPARLEEVLDRLDLIGRLKRKYGATIEEVAGHRNRIAGELERMDTADERRNHLRVEVEAARQELAERAKALSDRRKQVAHKLEGRVVAELAELGMEKTGFQVGIEWQESDDGPVRIDGRSYRVDGHGMDRIEFLISPNAGETLKPLASIASGGEISRVMLALKVILAESDRMPTLIFDELDIGIGGRIAESVGHRLKLLSRDHQVLCITHLHQVACWGRTHFTVHKQSARGRSITLVDHLDEDGRVREIARMLAGETVDAMALSHAREMLRRTAAA; this is translated from the coding sequence TTGAGAGTCAGAAACTACGCGCTCCTGGACGAGGTGGACATCGAGTTCACTCCCGGATTGAACGTGCTCACGGGTGAAACCGGCTCCGGGAAGTCCATCCTGATCGGCGCGCTGGGACTCATTCTCGGCGGCCGGGCCGCGTCGGATACCATTCGGGGCGGTGCACGGACCGCGATCGTCGAGGGGCTGTTCGAAGGGGAGCGCGACCCGCACCTGCGGGACCTGCTTTCGGAGATCGGCGTGGCCCCGGAGGAGGATGGGCTGATTGTCCGTCGGGAGGTCAGCCGCGACGGGCGCAACCGGTGCACCATAAACGGCAGCCTGGTCACCGTTTCCGTCCTCAGGAAACTGGGCGTCCTGCTGGTTGACCTGCACGGACAGCACGATCACCAGACGCTGCTGAACCCGCGGACGCACCGGGACTTCCTTGACGGTTTCGAGGACGTGCGAACGCCGAAGCAACGCGTCGCGGAAGCCTACCGCCGGTTCACTGAACGGTCGGAGGCCCTGCGGCAACTGGAGGAAGAACTCGCCGCCACCCGGGAACGGGAGGAACTCCACCGCTTCCAGCTCGACGAACTCGACCAGGCGGACCTTTCGCCGGGGGAGGACGAGGAACTGGAAAGGGAACGGGCCGTCCTTGAGCACGCGGAGCAGTTGATCCGGGTCGCTTCCGAGGCTTCCGAGGCGCTTTCCGAAGGAGAGGACGCGTTCGTTGACGGACTGGTCCGTGTCATCCGCGCGCTGGAGGAAGCGGAACGTATCGACCCCTCTCTGGGCGAGGCCCTTGAAAGCGTGCGCACCGCGCGATACCAGCTCGACGACTGCACCGATTTCCTGCGTCGTTACCGCGACCGCGTCGAATATGACCCGGCGCGCCTGGAAGAGGTGCTGGACCGGCTGGATCTCATCGGACGGCTCAAGCGGAAATACGGTGCCACGATCGAGGAGGTCGCGGGCCACCGCAACCGGATCGCCGGAGAACTGGAGCGGATGGACACGGCCGACGAGCGGCGGAACCACCTTCGCGTGGAGGTGGAAGCAGCACGGCAGGAACTGGCCGAAAGGGCGAAGGCCCTGTCGGACCGGCGTAAACAGGTTGCCCACAAGCTGGAAGGCCGGGTGGTGGCGGAACTGGCCGAACTGGGCATGGAGAAGACCGGTTTCCAGGTGGGGATCGAGTGGCAGGAGTCCGATGATGGACCTGTGCGGATCGACGGGCGCAGCTACCGCGTGGACGGCCACGGGATGGACCGGATCGAGTTCCTGATATCACCCAATGCGGGAGAGACCCTGAAACCGCTGGCGAGCATCGCTTCCGGCGGCGAGATCTCCCGCGTCATGTTGGCGCTGAAAGTGATCCTGGCCGAATCCGACCGCATGCCGACGCTGATATTCGACGAGTTGGACATCGGGATCGGCGGCCGCATTGCCGAATCGGTCGGCCACCGCCTGAAGTTGCTTTCCCGGGACCACCAGGTGCTGTGCATCACCCATCTTCATCAGGTGGCCTGCTGGGGTCGTACGCATTTCACTGTGCACAAGCAGTCGGCCCGCGGCCGGTCGATCACGCTGGTAGATCACCTGGACGAGGACGGCCGGGTCAGGGAGATCGCGCGCATGCTGGCCGGAGAAACGGTGGACGCCATGGCCCTATCCCATGCCCGCGAGATGCTCCGGCGCACGGCGGCCGCGTGA
- a CDS encoding CDP-alcohol phosphatidyltransferase family protein — protein sequence MSPDSGGNGRTGRFWTPPNVLSLSRIAAVPFIYWSFAGDVLVALYLLVGWAFLTDAADGYLARRFRWSSRWGLVLDPLADKILVGSLSVFLVLFREFPLWAAALIIARDLSILTAGAYLYLKPGNVVLPADRVGKLTTLAMGVALVLYVVEWQPYGTWALWAALCCVVGSGLHYILEFTRRERSVT from the coding sequence ATGAGTCCGGATTCCGGAGGGAACGGTAGAACGGGACGGTTCTGGACGCCGCCCAACGTGCTGTCCCTTTCACGCATCGCCGCCGTTCCTTTCATCTACTGGAGTTTCGCCGGGGATGTACTCGTTGCCCTGTATTTACTCGTCGGGTGGGCTTTTCTGACGGACGCGGCCGACGGTTACCTGGCGCGCCGCTTCCGCTGGTCATCCAGATGGGGGCTCGTACTCGACCCGCTGGCCGACAAGATCCTGGTCGGCAGCCTGTCGGTCTTCCTGGTCCTGTTCCGGGAATTCCCTCTGTGGGCGGCCGCGCTGATCATCGCCCGCGACCTGTCCATTCTGACTGCGGGCGCGTATCTGTATCTCAAGCCCGGGAACGTGGTCCTGCCGGCCGACCGGGTCGGCAAGCTGACCACCCTGGCCATGGGCGTCGCACTGGTCCTCTACGTGGTGGAGTGGCAGCCGTACGGAACGTGGGCTCTCTGGGCGGCCCTCTGCTGCGTGGTCGGATCGGGTCTGCACTACATACTGGAATTCACGCGGCGGGAAAGATCGGTCACATGA
- a CDS encoding PqqD family protein encodes MPLFRKKPPPLPRRELLRAKPVRNEKLTCEENSDGEIVLGIPRRKTWWINTMSRMFYVPSRRTVVLDRIGSFLWGLCDGQNTVDHVISTIRTEYKLERKEAEVSTLTYLKQLTEKGLIGLAVANRKGERNA; translated from the coding sequence ATGCCGTTGTTTCGAAAGAAGCCGCCCCCGCTGCCCCGAAGGGAGTTATTGCGCGCAAAGCCGGTTCGCAACGAGAAGCTGACCTGCGAGGAGAACTCCGACGGGGAGATCGTGCTGGGCATCCCGAGGCGCAAGACCTGGTGGATCAACACCATGTCCCGGATGTTTTACGTGCCGAGCCGGCGGACGGTGGTGCTGGACCGGATCGGTTCGTTCCTCTGGGGATTGTGTGACGGGCAGAATACGGTGGACCATGTCATATCGACGATCCGGACCGAATACAAGCTGGAACGCAAGGAAGCGGAGGTCTCCACGCTGACCTACCTGAAACAACTCACGGAGAAGGGGTTGATCGGACTGGCCGTGGCAAACAGAAAAGGAGAAAGGAACGCATGA
- a CDS encoding ABC transporter permease: MTTESAATAGTTEKQISLPLSKAIEISFRSLRIRFWRSLITIGGIFFGIAFLMSILTSASINEALVEGGSPQVRALLEQKGADGDSATQQVWLVSLSLLVCVVGITNAMLMSVTERYREIGTMKCLGALDKFIIQLFVLESTFQGLVGSVGGVIMGCLFMLVSMMTSYGWDPLVLFPVLDVVQSGLYSLGAGLGLAIIGALYPAYRASQMPPADAMRTEV; this comes from the coding sequence ATGACGACGGAATCGGCCGCGACGGCCGGCACGACGGAGAAACAGATTTCGCTGCCCCTGTCCAAGGCGATCGAGATCAGTTTCCGCAGCCTGAGGATCCGGTTCTGGCGGTCGCTGATCACGATCGGAGGCATCTTCTTCGGCATCGCCTTTCTCATGTCCATCCTGACCAGCGCCTCCATCAACGAAGCGCTCGTGGAAGGTGGTTCCCCTCAGGTCCGGGCGTTGCTGGAACAAAAGGGCGCGGACGGCGATTCGGCGACTCAGCAGGTATGGCTAGTTTCCCTCTCTCTGCTCGTGTGCGTCGTCGGCATCACCAACGCCATGTTGATGTCGGTAACCGAAAGGTACCGTGAAATCGGAACCATGAAGTGCCTGGGGGCACTGGACAAGTTCATCATTCAACTTTTCGTGCTGGAGTCCACCTTCCAGGGATTGGTCGGATCGGTAGGCGGGGTCATCATGGGCTGCCTGTTCATGCTGGTCTCGATGATGACCTCCTATGGATGGGATCCCCTGGTGCTATTCCCGGTACTGGATGTGGTCCAGAGCGGCCTGTATTCGCTGGGGGCCGGGCTGGGTCTTGCCATCATCGGGGCGCTGTACCCCGCGTACAGGGCATCCCAGATGCCGCCGGCCGACGCCATGCGCACGGAAGTCTGA
- a CDS encoding ABC transporter ATP-binding protein, producing MTEEQTAVMDAPDTETQNIVRTRGVKRVYQMGKLSLEALKGIDMEVQRGEYISIMGPSGSGKSTLFNMIGALDKPTEGKVYIDEVDVAQLDAYELAWLRCRKIGYIFQTFNLIPVMTALENVTLPMIFAGLATDEAIDKGVDLLTLVGLGERVQHKPLELSGGQQQRVAVARALANDPAIVLADEPTGNLDRKTGREIIELLRELNQEKQVTIISATHDLKMLDVSDRILWVQDGRITKNQRRDELDLDLGQIGAEEE from the coding sequence ATGACTGAAGAACAGACCGCGGTAATGGACGCGCCGGATACCGAAACCCAGAACATTGTGCGCACGCGCGGGGTCAAGCGGGTGTACCAGATGGGCAAGCTCTCCCTGGAGGCGCTCAAGGGCATCGACATGGAGGTCCAGCGCGGGGAGTACATCTCCATCATGGGCCCGTCGGGCTCGGGCAAGTCTACCCTGTTCAACATGATCGGCGCGCTGGACAAGCCCACGGAGGGTAAGGTCTACATCGACGAGGTCGACGTCGCCCAGCTGGACGCCTACGAACTCGCCTGGCTTCGGTGCCGCAAGATCGGCTACATCTTTCAGACCTTCAACCTGATCCCGGTCATGACCGCCCTGGAGAACGTTACCCTGCCGATGATTTTCGCAGGACTGGCGACGGACGAGGCCATCGACAAGGGCGTCGACCTGCTTACACTGGTGGGGCTCGGTGAACGGGTCCAGCACAAGCCGCTGGAACTGTCCGGCGGGCAGCAGCAGCGCGTCGCCGTAGCCCGCGCACTGGCCAACGATCCGGCCATCGTCCTCGCGGACGAGCCCACGGGTAACCTGGACCGGAAAACGGGACGGGAGATCATCGAGCTGTTGCGGGAACTGAACCAGGAAAAGCAGGTGACGATCATTTCGGCGACCCACGATCTGAAGATGCTGGACGTTTCAGACCGCATCCTGTGGGTGCAGGACGGCAGGATCACCAAGAACCAGCGTCGTGACGAGCTGGATCTGGACCTGGGCCAGATCGGCGCCGAAGAAGAATAA